A stretch of Methanococcus voltae DNA encodes these proteins:
- a CDS encoding respiratory chain complex I subunit 1 family protein produces METVSYMVNSLVYALYAFLVGGTLLGFHRKVIARIQGRPGPPIIQYLIHTAKFYFKEITFPSTAGNPLYVFVALMDMMVWMSALSIAIIFQSSLLIMIGLYVLQKIVEHGCGLSSGSPYGKMGGVRSVFSAAAEVPLFAAVGIIYIVTNTLMIGDIINYQVINGPLIYQLPLCAFALFVLVVSKAPYSPFGIVKGKDIVSGYMTEHYGLLGGIIMIGDALAWFVLLWLFMALFLGPLVLNPATALFGMAVLTFIVSFICALTPMLTPHHSVMIQISIASLTLIDLAYRLVH; encoded by the coding sequence ATGGAAACAGTTAGTTATATGGTAAATTCTTTAGTTTATGCGCTATATGCTTTTTTAGTGGGTGGCACATTACTCGGATTTCATCGTAAAGTAATAGCTCGTATACAAGGAAGACCTGGACCTCCAATAATCCAATATTTAATACACACCGCTAAATTTTACTTTAAGGAAATAACTTTTCCTTCAACAGCAGGTAATCCTCTTTACGTCTTTGTAGCCCTTATGGATATGATGGTATGGATGAGTGCATTATCTATCGCCATAATATTCCAATCTTCCTTATTAATTATGATAGGACTATACGTACTCCAAAAAATCGTTGAACACGGCTGTGGACTAAGTAGTGGTTCTCCTTATGGAAAAATGGGTGGTGTGAGAAGTGTTTTCTCAGCAGCGGCAGAAGTACCGCTTTTTGCAGCTGTTGGTATAATATACATCGTTACAAACACATTAATGATTGGAGATATTATTAACTACCAAGTCATAAATGGTCCTTTAATCTACCAATTGCCACTATGTGCATTTGCATTGTTTGTTTTGGTGGTTTCAAAAGCTCCTTACAGTCCTTTTGGTATTGTAAAAGGTAAGGACATTGTAAGTGGGTATATGACCGAACATTATGGTTTATTGGGCGGTATAATTATGATAGGTGATGCTTTAGCGTGGTTTGTGCTTTTATGGCTATTTATGGCATTATTCCTTGGTCCTTTGGTATTAAATCCTGCTACGGCTTTGTTTGGTATGGCAGTTCTAACATTCATAGTTTCCTTTATCTGTGCATTAACACCGATGTTAACACCACACCATTCTGTAATGATTCAAATCTCTATAGCTTCACTTACATTAATTGATTTAGCGTATAGATTAGTTCATTAA
- a CDS encoding 4Fe-4S binding protein — protein sequence MSSEILKKYFGDLNVDLNLNNQYIKSYIDIDNEKCVFCNKCIEVCPVDAIDLNFPENTVITEKCVHCGTCIDVCPVKAISLTQIKLKIKNNELKIKKSHEKHKLLNYDAKKCIMCNICLKNCPFDAISIEKNQNKMIFTEKCVLCGHCGQICPANAITYE from the coding sequence ATGTCATCTGAAATTCTAAAAAAATATTTTGGCGATTTAAATGTGGATTTAAATTTAAATAACCAATATATTAAAAGTTATATTGATATAGATAATGAAAAATGCGTATTTTGTAATAAGTGCATAGAAGTATGCCCTGTTGATGCTATAGATTTAAATTTTCCAGAAAATACGGTAATAACCGAAAAATGTGTACATTGCGGGACCTGTATAGATGTATGCCCTGTCAAAGCCATATCGCTTACACAAATAAAGCTTAAAATTAAAAATAACGAGTTAAAAATTAAAAAAAGCCACGAAAAACATAAATTATTGAATTATGATGCAAAAAAATGTATAATGTGCAATATATGTTTAAAAAATTGTCCTTTTGATGCGATATCCATTGAAAAAAATCAGAATAAAATGATATTCACTGAAAAATGCGTCCTATGTGGACATTGTGGTCAAATATGTCCTGCAAATGCGATTACATACGAATAA
- a CDS encoding DUF1959 domain-containing protein, with amino-acid sequence MAEEDNYVDKTYDKDSLAQKYNIIKDNRYVMEDAIMPISRALKLPIDEVVGIFASHYDGTSLYEIHAYVEQAKMGCLGRKVDIDLGLCWLSDFLGIISKNDADLIRKKVVEDTLINKVDYEKALDKGRKLTIALMKD; translated from the coding sequence ATGGCTGAAGAAGACAATTATGTTGATAAAACGTATGATAAAGACAGTTTGGCGCAGAAATACAATATTATAAAAGATAATCGTTATGTGATGGAAGATGCTATTATGCCTATTTCAAGAGCTTTAAAATTGCCAATTGATGAGGTCGTGGGCATATTTGCAAGTCATTATGACGGTACTTCGTTGTATGAGATTCACGCATATGTTGAGCAAGCTAAAATGGGTTGTTTGGGTAGAAAAGTCGATATTGATTTAGGACTTTGTTGGCTTTCTGATTTTTTAGGTATAATCTCTAAAAACGATGCAGATTTAATTAGAAAAAAAGTTGTGGAAGATACATTAATCAACAAGGTTGATTATGAAAAAGCACTCGATAAAGGGCGTAAATTGACCATAGCGCTGATGAAAGATTGA
- a CDS encoding nickel-dependent hydrogenase large subunit: MNVIPIGPIHPILKEPLRIKLLVEGENVKGAEIDMGYVHRGIERIMEGKSYMKGIHLSERVCGICSYIHTQTFAECIEHMCNIDTPEKAGHLRVITTELERIHSHLIAAAVYNLTIEHETIAMWMLNAREIVMNLLELITGNRVNMGYNVVGGVRLDLKKDIIDQVYKELDLFEDDMNNIIEVFRSGPMIRLRSKDIGRLGYKELMKTRAAGPVARASGIPESDWRLRSDLYGQYNFKPCWRSEGDNFARMMVRHEEIMVSIDLIRQALDMYQKCSGPIRTKAIIHATEGEYRNEAHRGEVYYKMAITEGGLIKRIIIRTPTVMNLEAYKYMLKTCPTVPDAVATYTSIDPCISCTERTIILKDVITGKSTNYKDF; encoded by the coding sequence ATGAACGTAATACCAATTGGACCAATACATCCGATTTTAAAAGAGCCACTAAGAATAAAGCTTTTAGTAGAGGGGGAAAATGTAAAAGGTGCCGAAATAGATATGGGGTATGTGCATCGTGGAATTGAGCGTATAATGGAAGGAAAAAGTTATATGAAAGGCATCCACCTTTCTGAAAGGGTTTGCGGGATATGCTCATACATTCATACTCAAACATTTGCAGAGTGTATTGAACATATGTGTAATATTGATACACCCGAAAAAGCAGGTCATTTAAGGGTTATTACCACTGAATTAGAACGTATCCATAGTCATTTAATTGCTGCAGCAGTTTATAATTTGACTATTGAGCACGAAACCATTGCAATGTGGATGCTAAATGCAAGGGAAATTGTAATGAACCTTTTAGAACTAATAACGGGTAATAGGGTCAATATGGGTTATAACGTTGTTGGTGGAGTTCGTTTAGACTTAAAAAAAGACATAATCGACCAAGTATACAAAGAGCTTGATTTATTTGAAGATGATATGAACAATATCATTGAAGTGTTCAGGTCTGGACCTATGATTAGATTAAGAAGTAAGGATATTGGAAGACTCGGTTATAAAGAATTAATGAAAACAAGAGCCGCAGGACCTGTAGCAAGAGCTTCTGGAATTCCTGAAAGTGATTGGAGACTTAGGTCAGATTTATACGGCCAATATAATTTTAAACCCTGTTGGAGAAGTGAAGGGGATAATTTTGCCAGAATGATGGTAAGACACGAAGAAATAATGGTTAGCATTGATTTAATAAGACAAGCTTTGGATATGTATCAAAAATGTTCTGGCCCTATCCGTACTAAGGCTATAATCCACGCAACAGAAGGGGAATATAGGAATGAAGCTCACAGGGGCGAGGTTTATTATAAAATGGCAATTACGGAAGGCGGTTTAATTAAAAGAATAATTATAAGAACTCCAACTGTTATGAACCTTGAAGCATACAAATATATGTTAAAGACTTGTCCAACAGTTCCCGATGCTGTGGCTACGTATACGTCTATAGACCCTTGTATCTCCTGTACTGAACGAACAATAATATTAAAAGACGTTATAACGGGTAAATCCACCAATTATAAAGATTTTTAA
- a CDS encoding NADH-quinone oxidoreductase subunit B family protein has product MIKDFARKRSINVCIVNTGGCNGCDIEVVSALAPRYDIEQYGIYVHNNPREADVLVVTGPVVLPWKKRLKEIFDKTPEPKVVVAVGACALSCGIFKEGHVYGPVDKIIPVNAKLPGCPPRPSEIIEAVVSIAPEALAMKEKMLKEMESKNKDK; this is encoded by the coding sequence ATGATTAAAGATTTTGCAAGAAAACGTTCTATAAATGTTTGTATCGTAAATACGGGTGGTTGCAATGGTTGCGACATCGAAGTAGTATCTGCTTTAGCTCCTCGATATGATATTGAACAATATGGAATCTATGTACACAATAACCCACGTGAAGCCGACGTTTTAGTAGTGACTGGACCTGTGGTTTTACCTTGGAAAAAGAGATTAAAAGAAATATTTGATAAAACGCCCGAACCAAAGGTGGTGGTTGCAGTAGGGGCGTGTGCATTAAGTTGCGGTATCTTTAAAGAAGGTCACGTTTATGGGCCTGTAGATAAGATAATCCCCGTAAATGCAAAATTACCCGGCTGTCCTCCAAGACCTTCGGAAATAATCGAAGCAGTAGTTTCAATTGCTCCTGAAGCTTTAGCAATGAAAGAAAAAATGTTAAAAGAAATGGAATCAAAAAATAAGGATAAATAA
- a CDS encoding 4Fe-4S binding protein: protein MSSSIWYLYEFVRKKWLKRFANAKTEKEAYVPPERYRRIPVSIDQPDNCISCNGCYQSCPSEAIEMQYSEEYGKNLPVFFPGSCIACGNCVETCPTGVLEQGTLRKEAKQYIWTVPKINNYIIDDELCVKCDSCRRICPVNAITYENNVYRIKSNDCVGCNRCATACPVENAIKSYNEYELSEKINRAQNLKFLKKSKKIKYETFNNNSNTENIEGISNKDNTNDDTNDNNIKNILIVEEYAPDSIDEIPRIVSSLCIKCNNCVDVCPGKIDLNELNVLECVKCGLCIEVCPTTAIRTGKVVKKTLNTENCYIINEDKCIGCRICSKACNVENAISISSETNMPYINPDYCVRCGLCHRECPVDAIDFPETSESEKLNKYRSVRGNFQLLIEKDLENYAKNYVIAKDEILEKGKNELNL, encoded by the coding sequence ATGTCATCTTCAATTTGGTATCTTTACGAATTTGTAAGGAAAAAATGGTTAAAAAGATTTGCAAATGCAAAAACAGAGAAAGAAGCCTACGTACCGCCAGAAAGATACCGTAGAATTCCGGTAAGTATCGACCAACCCGATAATTGTATTAGTTGCAATGGTTGTTATCAATCGTGTCCTTCTGAAGCAATAGAAATGCAATATTCAGAAGAATATGGTAAAAATTTACCGGTTTTTTTTCCAGGTTCTTGCATAGCTTGCGGTAATTGTGTAGAAACCTGCCCAACTGGTGTTTTGGAGCAAGGTACTTTACGAAAAGAGGCTAAGCAATATATATGGACTGTCCCAAAAATAAATAATTACATAATCGATGATGAATTATGTGTAAAATGCGATAGTTGTAGACGAATTTGCCCTGTAAATGCAATAACTTATGAAAATAACGTTTATAGAATAAAATCAAATGATTGCGTGGGTTGTAATCGTTGTGCAACAGCATGCCCAGTGGAAAATGCAATTAAATCATACAATGAATATGAACTATCTGAAAAGATAAATAGGGCTCAAAATCTGAAATTCTTGAAGAAAAGTAAGAAAATAAAATATGAAACATTTAATAACAATTCAAATACTGAAAATATTGAGGGTATATCTAATAAAGATAATACTAATGATGATACTAACGATAATAATATCAAGAATATACTTATCGTTGAAGAATATGCGCCTGATTCAATAGATGAAATTCCAAGGATTGTGTCAAGTCTTTGTATAAAGTGCAATAATTGTGTTGATGTATGTCCTGGAAAAATAGACTTAAACGAGTTAAATGTTTTAGAATGTGTAAAATGTGGTTTGTGCATAGAAGTATGCCCTACTACTGCAATAAGAACTGGAAAAGTGGTTAAAAAGACATTGAACACTGAAAATTGTTATATCATAAATGAAGATAAGTGTATCGGATGTAGGATATGTAGCAAGGCTTGTAATGTGGAAAATGCCATATCTATTTCTTCAGAAACTAATATGCCCTATATAAACCCAGATTATTGTGTAAGATGTGGTTTATGCCATAGGGAATGCCCTGTTGATGCAATAGATTTCCCAGAAACTTCAGAATCTGAAAAATTAAATAAATATCGTTCTGTTAGGGGTAATTTCCAATTATTAATCGAAAAAGATTTGGAAAACTATGCTAAAAATTACGTTATTGCAAAAGATGAGATTCTTGAAAAGGGGAAAAATGAATTAAATTTATAA
- a CDS encoding energy-converting hydrogenase subunit EhaL family protein → MTIVPYYLLYCVIAFIIGSSFGLSYSYKKYSTPYSEKKTDKLALIIALIGSALFIVYMPLSIAFLSFPLGMRAGYGSKEFYMGILIALLIYFITLVI, encoded by the coding sequence ATGACTATAGTACCTTATTATTTACTTTACTGTGTAATAGCATTTATAATTGGTTCTTCCTTTGGATTATCTTACAGTTATAAAAAATACAGTACGCCATACTCTGAAAAGAAAACTGATAAATTGGCTTTAATAATAGCTTTAATTGGTTCTGCGCTGTTTATAGTATATATGCCATTGTCAATAGCTTTTCTTTCATTTCCTTTGGGTATGCGGGCAGGTTATGGCTCAAAAGAGTTTTACATGGGCATATTAATTGCATTATTGATATATTTCATAACATTGGTTATCTAA